From Ursus arctos isolate Adak ecotype North America unplaced genomic scaffold, UrsArc2.0 scaffold_11, whole genome shotgun sequence, the proteins below share one genomic window:
- the ADAM29 gene encoding disintegrin and metalloproteinase domain-containing protein 29 — translation MAMIKVLQDMKIILLLLWLGVFLSFCGHTEAKQPQYHSPPEVVIPLKIPGNSRGMKPAGWLSYSLHFGGKRHIVHIKVKKYLLSRHLPVFTYTDQGALLEDQPFVQNDCYYHGYVEGDPESLVALSSCFGGFRGLLQINDIAYEIKPMTFSTKFEHLVYKMESEETQYPEMNSDFVQEDTLPQLESQEINNFTQKQSNSRGWWRHTILVELAVVVDHTLYLRIHKNISKFTEDLFAMVNIADSIFEVLGVKLLLFGMEFWTTKNYFEVGDIRRSLKAFCIWKNDNLTPRLPHDTAHLFMSKPLRGMSGLGYVPGMCQPLLSCAVLTTLNRSIALVGIAIAHHMGHNLGMFHDGNYCSCGQVRCIMHTSNPPITAFSNCSLSFFWSYTVHQAKCVLYEIYTKDIFSKKRCGDGIVEDEEECDCGPLQSCAKDACCLSNCTMSYGSTCAFGLCCKDCQLLPSGETCRKQANECDLPEWCDGSSPLCPDDVYVEDGIPCNESAYCYEKRCNDRNDLCKQIFGEEAKSASHNCYKNINTLGDRFGNCGTNLSSYLKCNISDILCGRIQCTDVKEIPILREHSTVHQSRFNDVTCWTVDHHFGMPKPDIGEVKDGTECGPERICIHKKCVHISRLDSDCSPKFCNMRGICNNKHHCHCNYNWDPPNCLIRGNGGSVDSGPPPKRQRLKKSYLLMFSLFWLLLLLCCLLCLCLRRKKKEEKVPTQPAKQVQKVPTLPAKPPPKAPTQPAKPPPKVPKSPSQTAKPPPKVPKSPSQTAKPPPKAPKSPSQTAKAPQKTPSQTTKAPQKTPSQTTKASQKTPSQTTKAPQKTPSQTTKAPQKTPSQTAKPQQNVRSQSSISVRQSQSGKQRSSSVKSVPK, via the coding sequence ATGGCTATGATTAAAGTTCTGCAGGACATGAAGATCATACTTCTGCTACTTTGGCTTGGGGTGTTTCTGTCCTTTTGTGGACACACTGAGGCTAAGCAGCCCCAATACCATAGTCCCCCAGAAGTGGTGATTCCTTTGAAGATACCTGGCAATAGCAGAGGCATGAAGCCTGCAGGCTGGCTCTCTTACAGCTTGCATTTTGGGGGCAAGAGACACATTGTCCACATTAAGGTCAAGAAGTATTTGCTGTCCAGACACCTCCCAGTGTTCACCTACACAGACCAAGGTGCTCTCCTGGAGGACCAACCCTTTGTTCAGAATGACTGTTACTATCATGGTTATGTGGAGGGGGACCCAGAATCCCTGGTTGCCCTCAGTTCCTGTTTCGGTGGTTTTCGAGGATTGTTACAGATAAATGACATTGCTTATGAAATTAAGCCCATGACTTTTTCTACTAAATTTGAACATCTGGTATATAAAATGGAGAGTGAAGAGACCCAATATCCAGAAATGAACTCTGACTTTGTGCAAGAGGACACTTTACCCCAACTGGAGTCTCAAGAGATTAATAATTTCACTCAGAAGCAAAGTAATTCTCGGGGCTGGTGGCGCCATACGATTCTTGTTGAACTAGCAGTGGTGGTGGACCATACTCTCTATCTTCGTATACACAAGAATATTTCAAAGTTTACAGAAGATCTATTTGCTATGGTAAATATAGCGGATTCCATTTTTGAGGTATTAGGTGttaaattgttattatttggTATGGAGTTCTGGACTACAAAAAACTACTTTGAAGTTGGTGATATAAGGAGATCTCTGAAAGCTTTTTGTATTTGGAAAAATGATAACCTTACTCCCCGCCTACCACATGATACTGCACATCTTTTTATGAGTAAACCATTACGAGGAATGAGTGGTTTAGGTTATGTTCCAGGAATGTGTCAACCACTCCTTAGTTGTGCAGTTCTTACTACACTAAACAGAAGCATCGCCTTAGTTGGAATTGCGATAGCTCATCATATGGGCCATAATTTGGGTATGTTTCATGATGGTAATTATTGTTCATGTGGACAAGTTAGATGTATAATGCATACTTCAAACCCACCAATAACTGCATTTAGCAATtgcagtctttcttttttttggtcctACACTGTACACCAAGCAAAATGTGTGCTCTATGAGATATACACAaaggatatattttcaaagaagcgCTGTGGGGATGGTATTGTTGAAGACGAAGAGGAGTGTGACTGTGGACCTTTACAGAGTTGTGCGAAAGATGCCTGTTGTCTGTCAAACTGCACTATGAGTTATGGGTCTACTTGTGCTTTTGGACTTTGTTGCAAAGACTGCCAGTTATTACCATCTGGAGAAACGTGTCGAAAACAGGCCAATGAATGTGATCTTCCAGAGTGGTGCGATGGATCATCCCCCTTGTGCCCAGATGATGTATATGTGGAGGATGGAATTCCCTGTAATGAAAGTGCCTATTGCTATGAAAAGAGATGTAATGACCGCAATGATCTGTGTAAGCAGATTTTTGGCGAAGAGGCAAAGAGTGCAAGTCATAATtgctacaaaaatataaatactctTGGTGACCGTTTTGGTAACTGTGGTACCAACCTGTCTTCATATCTAAAATGTAATATCTCAGACATCCTGTGTGGGAGAATTCAGTGTACAGATGTGAAAGAAATTCCCATTTTGAGAGAACACTCTACTGTGCATCAGTCTCGCTTCAATGACGTCACCTGCTGGACTGTCGACCACCACTTTGGGATGCCCAAACCTGATATTGGCGAAGTGAAAGATGGCACAGAGTGTGGCCCTGAACGTATCTGCATTCACAAGAAATGTGTCCATATATCTCGCTTGGATAGTGATTGTTCCCCTAAGTTCTGTAACATGAGGGGTATTTGCAACAATAAACATCACTGCCATTGCAACTATAATTGGGACCCACCCAACTGCCTAATAAGGGGCAATGGAGGTAGTGTTGATAGTGGCCCACCCCCTAAGAGACAAAGGCTAAAGAAGAGTTACCTGTTAATGTTCTCACTTTTTTGGTTGCTTCTCTTGTTATGTTGTCTTCTGTGCCTTTgtctgaggagaaaaaagaaagaggaaaaagttcCGACTCAACCCGCTAAACAAGTGCAAAAGGTTCCGACTCTACCTGCAAAACCACCACCAAAGGCTCCCACACAGCCAGCAAAGCCACCGCCAAAGGTCCCAAAGTCTCCGAGTCAGACTGCAAAGCCACCGCCAAAGGTCCCAAAGTCTCCGAGTCAGACTGCAAAACCACCGCCAAAGGCTCCGAAGTCTCCGAGTCAGACTGCAAAGGCACCGCAGAAGACTCCCAGTCAGACCACAAAGGCACCGCAGAAGACTCCCAGTCAGACCACAAAGGCATCGCAGAAGACTCCCAGTCAGACCACAAAGGCACCGCAGAAGACTCCCAGTCAGACCACAAAGGCACCACAGAAGACTCCCAGTCAGACCGCAAAGCCACAGCAAAATGTCCGGAGCCAATCCAGCATATCCGTTCGCCAGAGTCAAAGTGGGAAACAAAGGTCATCGAGCGTAAAAAGTGTACCCAAATaa